Within Streptomyces albofaciens JCM 4342, the genomic segment AAGGAGGCGACCCGCCAGCCCTCCGGGGTGCGGACGAACTGGAAGGACTTGGTCCCCTCGCCCTCGTAGGGGGTGCCGTCCAGGAACCCGGACTTGCGGTACGTGCCGAACCGCGACGCGATGTCGCCCGCGATCTCGGTCCGCTCGGAGGTCTCCCATTCGGAGAACTCGACCAGCCGGCCCCCGGTCAGCAGCCGCTGTCGCGGCTCGATGAACGCGTCCAGGGTGTAGACCGTGAACCGCGGGCCGGTCACCACGATCACGCCCTCCGGCAGGACCAGCCGTCGGAGCCGGGCCACCTCGGGGGTCCGGCCGCCCCGGTTGTCGAAGACGCCGAAGAACTCGGCGGTCAGCGCGTCTATCTCGGCCTTGTCGGCCCTGTCGGCCCTGTCGGCCTGGTCCGCCTGGCCGGTCTTCTCGGCACGGTCGGTCTCGATCTTGGACATGGCGCGAAATTAGCACCCGCCCGCCACCGGACGGGACGGAATGTTCGAATCGGCCACCTGCCGCCCGCCTCCAGTTGCCAGCCGCCTGCCGCCGGGCCGTCAGCCCTGCCCGGCCTCCGGCGGCAGCGTGGCGGACCACGACGCGACGTACTCCGACCGTTCGGTCCCCAGGCTCCTGGCCGGTCCCTGGCACCCCTGCGCCACCGCGATCCCCAGCGCGACCAGCAGCGTCACCGTGATGAACACGATGATCCGCTGGCGCAGCAGCCGCCGGTCGGGTCCGGGCCTGCGCGCGCCGGGCGGCGTGCGCGATCCCGTACGAGAGGTCCGGGCCGGGCGTGAACCGTTTCGGCCCGGGGTGCGTGCTCCCGGCACGGACGGGCGCGCCGACGGCCGCCTGCCGACACGGGCCTTCGGCGCCGCTTCCCCCGCAGGCCCCGCGCCCGGGGCGCCCGCGGCCGGCACGCTCGGCCCCGGCGTTCCCTGGGGCCGGACCGGCGCGGCTCCCCGGCCCGTCCCACTGCCGCGCGGCGCCTGAGGACGCGGTGTCGGCGTGTTGGCCGCCCGCCGCTCCGTACGCTGCCGCGCGTACTCCTCCGCGCGCTTTCCGGTCGGCCGGTCCGACTGCGGCCGTACGGACCTGACCCGGTCCGGAGTGCTCCGCTCAGGCGGTGCCCCGCGCTCGGGCGGCACCCCCGCGCCCCGCTCGGACGACGGGCCGCGCCCGGGCCGCATCCGCCTCCCGCCGGGCAGCGCCTCGCCGCCGGGCCCGCCCGGCATGGACAGCCCCTGCGCCTCGCGCGCCGCGATCTCCTTCAGCCGCAGCGACAGCGACAGTGTGCTGGGCCGGTCCGCCGGGTCCTTCGCCAGGCACGCCGCGAGCAGCGGTGCCAGCGCGTCCGGCACACCGGACAGCTGCGCCTCCTCGTGCACGACGCGGTAGAGCATCACTTCCGAACTGCCCTGGCCGAAGGGCGAGTCCGCCGTGCACGCGTACGCGAGCGTCGCGCCCAGCGCGAAGATGTCCGTCGCCGGGGTCACGGCCGCGCCCCGCACCTGCTCCGGCGCGAGGAACCCGGGCGACCCGACCGCCGTACCGACGTGGGTGAGGGTGCTCGCCCCGGTGGCCCACGCGATGCCGAAGTCGATGATGCGCGGGCCCTTGGGGGAGAGCAGGATGTTGGACGGCTTCAGGTCCCGGTGGACCACCCCCGCGTCGTGCACCGCCAGCAGGCCCTCGGACAGCGCGGCGCCGATCGAGGCGACCTGCGCCGGGTGCAGCGGCCCCTCGTCGTTGACCTTGTCGTGCAGCGAGGGCCCGGGGACGTACTGCGTGGCGAACCACGGCCGGTCCGCGTCCAGATCGGCGGCCACCAGCCGCGCCGTACAGCCGCCGCGGATGCGCCGCGCGGCCGACACCTCGCGGGCGAACCGCGAGCGGAATTCCTGGTCCTCGGCCAGATCGGGCCGGATGACCTTCAGGGCCACCCGCTGCCCGCGCTTGTCGGAGCCGAGGTAGACCACGCCCATCCCGCCCGCGCCGAGCCTCCGGTGGAGCCGGTACGAACCGACGACACGCGGGTCCTCGCGCCGGAGCCGCATCATCGCCATGTCCATCCCCGCTGCCCGGTCCCGTCTGACGTGGCACAGCTTACGGATTGACGGCTCGCTGTGCTGATAGGCCGCGCATGCGTCGGCGACCTGATTGTCGGTGGCCGGTGGGATGCTGACGGAGTGGGGGAAATCCGGACGCGGCGCGGTCCGGCCTCTCCCGCGTGTGCCCAATGATCCGTCGCGGAAGGGGGATTGACGCGGTGAAGGGTGACCGGGTCGAGATCGTCGTGGACGCCGGGGACACCACCCGGGCGTATGAAGTGGTGGCGAGCAGGGCAGGCCGCAGGGTCGAGACGGCGGTGCGCAGGGGAGTGGTGGAAGTGAGCGAAGTCACCCGGAGCGGCTCGGTGGTCCGTACCGCCCGCTTCATGGCCAATCGGGTCCTCGCCCTGGTCGAACACCCCGTGCCGCGGGTCGAGGAGTCCGAGGCGGCCGGGGCGGCCGGGGAGCGTCCCCTCCGGGATGACCCCAGGCCCTGAGGGGGACGTCTCCACCCAGGGGAGTACGCGCCGCGGCGTACCGTCATCCTGGCGTAGGCCGCCCAATCGGTACGACGGCATGACGCCCGCGGCCCGCGGGCTGCCTAATGTTGTCTGCAAGCGGCGGGCGAACGCACTCGTCCCCCGAGGTCAGACGCCCGCCGCCCCAAGACTGACGGGAGCGGGGCGATGTCGGACCTCTTCGGACGCACGGCTGTCCGTACGCAAGGGCGCAGGGGCGCCTCGGCGTTCGGCGGGCGGACCTCCGGGGCGCGCCGTCATCCGCTCGTCGCGGTGGCCATGGTGCTGCCGCTGGCGGTCCTGCTCGCCGTCGTGTTCGGCGGCTGGGATGCCGTCATGACACAGGCGTCGTCCGTGGCCGGAATGCTGGGGCGCTGAGGCGCCCCGGTCCCGGGAGAGCGGCCCGGGACGGGGGACTTCCGGCCGACAACCCCGTGGGGACGGGGGTGCGGCGGACGGCAGAATGGCCGGGCATCTGGGGAGATGCCCGGCCATCGGCCTGTTCGGGGGCGGCCATGGGCTGTTCCGGGCGGGCGGCGGACCGTGCGGGGCCGGGCGGCGGACCGTGGGGGCCCGGCCCTGCCGCCTTCGATCACGGCGAACCGTCCGCCCGCCTGCCGCCTGCCCGCTCCGCCGGCTTGTGTACCAAGGGGGTTGGTCCCGTATGGAGGCCCAGAGGTGCACCCGGCCGCCACCGCCCCCGGCCCGGCCGCAGGCCTACCCGGCCGCTCCGGACCCGCCCCGACAACGGCGAAGGGCCGGAGCGTGTGCTCCGGCCCTCGACCGCAGGTGTGGACGATACTGGGATTGAACCAGTGACCTCTTCCGTGTCAGGGAAGCGCTCTCCCGCTGAGCTAATCGTCCTCGGGACCGCGGCCGGGGCCGCGGGGTGCTGCGTGCGCGATACTGGGATTGAACCAGTGACCTCTTCCGTGTCAGGGAAGCGCTCTCCCGCTGAGCTAATCGCGCGGGATCCGCCCTGCCCGAAGGCGGGGGGAGCGGTCCTTGCGGACCAGTGGACGATACTGGGATTGAACCAGTGACCTCTTCCGTGTCAGGGAAGCGCTCTCCCGCTGAGCTAATCGTCCTTGGAGGTGGAGACGGGATTTGAACCCGTGTAGACGGCTTTGCAGGCCGTTGCCTCGCCTCTCGGCCACTCCACCAGGAGTGCGGGGGCTCGGGAAGATCCCCCACTTCGAGCGGACGACGAGACTCGAACTCGCGACATCCACCTTGGCAAGGTGGTGCTCTACCAACTGAGCTACGTCCGCAGGTGCCTTTCCCGGACCAGATCCGGGGAGGAACCCCGTCTCCGTTTCGCTTCCGCGTCCCGGCGACGTGTTGAACTCTAGCGGATTCCTGGGCCAGTACAAAAACGCGTTTGTGCAGCGTGCTGCGCTGCTCGCCCGATCGGGGCGGCCGGCGGGCCCCGGCCATAGACTCGAAGGCGTGAACGACCTCCCCCCGCTGGCCCGATTCGGCGGCCGTACAGCCACTGACCTGCGCGATGTCACCCGTGATCCGGAGGCCCTGGATTCGGCCGGCTGGTGGGCCGTCGTCGCCGACTACGAGGGGGGCGTGATCTGCGCGCGCTTCGGCGATGTGCGGGACACCGGGTCCGTGCCCCCGCCCGACCCCGCCCGCTGGCGGGGCCCGGCCCCCGGGGACTGGCGCAGTTCCCTGGACCGCGCCGCCTACACCGCGGGCGTACGGCGCATACGCGAGCACATCGCCGCCGGCGAGGTCTATCAGGTGAACCTCTGCCGCATTCTGAGCGCGCCGCTGCCGGATCCCGCGCGCGCGGACGTGGAAGCGCTGTCCGCCGTCCTGGCCCGCGGCAACCCGGCCCCGTACGCGGGCGTGGTCCGGCTCCCCGCACACGGCACCGAGGTCGCCACCGCCTCGCCGGAGCTGTTCCTGCGCCGCTACGGCCGCACGGTCGAGTCCGGCCCGATCAAGGGCACCGGCCGGGTCCCCGAGGACCTGCGCGACAAGGACCGGGCGGAGAACGTGATGATCGTGGACCTGGTCCGCAACGACCTCGGGCGGGTCTGCCGCACCGGCTCCGTCACCGTCCCCGCGCTGTGTGCGGTCGAGGCGCACCCGGGCCTGGTCCACCTCGTGTCCACCGTGCGCGGCGAGCTGGCGGCGGAGCACGAGAAGACGGGCTGGGCGGACCTCCTCGACGCCACCTTCCCGGCCGGTTCGATCACCGGGGCCCCCAAGCTCGCGTCCCAGCGGATCATCGAGGAGCTGGAGACCGCGCCGCGCGGCCCCTACTGCGGCGGCATCGGCTGGGTGGACGCCGACCGCGGCACCGGCGAGCTGGCCGTGGGCATCCGTACGTTCTGGATCGACCGCGCGGCCCCCGAGGGCCCGGTGCTGCGCTTCGGCGCCGGTGCCGGGATCACCTGGGGCTCGGATCCCGAGGGGGAGTGGGACGAGACCGAGCTGAAGGCCCGCCGGCTGCTGGAGGTAGCGTCGGGCCGGTACGAGCCGAGCGGAGGGAGGCGACCATGAGGATGTGGCTCGACGGGGAGCTGCGCGACGCGGACGATGCCCGGGTCTCGGTCTTCGACCACGGCCTGACGGTCGGCGACGGCGTCTTCGAGACGCTGCGGACCATCAACGGCCGTGCCTTCGCCCTCACCCGCCACCTGGACCGGCTGGCCTCCTCCGCCCGCGGCCTGGGCCTGCCCGACCCCGACCTCGACGAGGTGCGGCGCGCCTGCGCGGCCGTCCTGGACGCCAACCCGGTGCCGCTCGGCCGGCTGCGCATCACCTACACCGGCGGCCTCGCGCCGCTCGGCTCGGACCGGGGCGAGGCGGGCCCCACCCTGCTCGTCGCGCTCAGCGAGTCCCCGCGCTACCCGGACACCACCGCGGTCGTCACCGTCCCCTGGACGCGCAACGAGCGCGGCGCGCTGGCGGGCCTGAAGACCACGTCGTACGGGGAGAACGTCGTCGCGCTGGCCCGGGCCCGTGCGCAGGGCGCCTCCGAGGCGCTGTTCGGCAACACCGTCGGCCGGCTCTGCGAGGGCACCGGCTCCAACGTCTTCGTCGCCCTGGACGGCGTGCTGCACACCCCGCCGCTGTCCTCCGGCTGCCTGGCGGGCATCACCCGCGCCCTGACCGTCGAGTGGACCGGCGCCAAGGAGACCGATCTGCCGCTGGACGTCCTGGAGTACGCCGACGAGGTCTTCCTGACCTCCACGCTGCGCGACGTCCAGGCCGTCACCCGCGTGGACGGGCGGCAACTGGGTGACGCGCCGGGCCCGTTGACCGCCGAGGCGATGCGGGTCTTCGCGGAGCGGGCCGCCGCCGACTTCGACCCGCGCTGATGACGGACGCCCGGGAAACCGGGTAGAAAGCCAGCGTGACCACTACGCTGCGCCCCGCCGGCCCCGAAGAGCGACGCGCCGACGGCGGCCGGGCCCGTACGTACGAAGTCTGTGTCAACAGCCGTCCGGTGGGCCGGATAAGCCTGACCACGGACGCCCGGCTGGGGCCGTCCGCCGGGCGCATCGCGGACCTGCGCATCGACGACCCCGACCGGCACCGCGGCCGCGGCACGGTCGCGGCCCTCGCCGCCGAAGAGGTGCTGCGCGGCTGGGGCTGCCGGCGGATCACGGTGGACGTGCCGGCCGACGCGGAGGCGGCCCTGCGGCTGGCCGCCGCCCTCGGGTACACGGAGCACAGCCGCCGGATGCGCAAGGAGCTGGCCGCCCGGCCCGGGCTCCCCGCGGGCAGCGCCGACCGGCCGATGGAGGCGGCGGAGTACCCGGCCTGGCTGGCCGCGGCGCACGCCGAGTACGTCGATGTGCAGGTCGCCCACGGCATGTCCCGCGCGCGGGCGGAGGAGCGGGCGACGCAGGACCACGCGCGGCTGCTGCCGGACGGCCCGGCCAGCCCGCACCAGTCGCTGCGCGTGCTGGCCCACGAGGGCACGGACGTCGGCACCGTCTGGACCACGACGTACGACCCGGCCCGGCCCGGCGGCTACGTCATGGACGTCCAGGTGGCGCCCGAGCACCGTGGGCGGGGCCACGGCCGTACGCTCATGCTCGTCGCCGAGCGGGAAGTCCTCGCGGCGGGCCGGGACGTGCTGGGGCTGACCGTCTTCGCCGACAACGCGCGGGCCCGCGGCCTGTACGAATCGCTGGGCTACCGGACCACCGACCACTGCCTGCACAAACTGCTGCTGTGAACGGGCGCGGCCCGCCCGCCCCGGCGGGCCGCGTCAGCCCTGCCCGGCCGACAGCCGCTCGATGATCTCCTCGACGCGCTCGCGCAGGCCCTCCTGGCTCTTGCTGCCGTCCAGCAGCTCCCCGCCGATTCCGTACGTGGGCGTGCCGGTCACCCCGATCGCCTTGCCCTCCGCCTGGTCCGCGTCGACGGCGAGCAGGTGGCGGCCGTCGATGAGCGCGGTGTCCATCTCCTCGGCGTCCAGCCCCAGTTCGCCGGCCACCTCGACGAGCAGCCGCTCGCCCTTGCCGCCGAGCTCTTCCGTACGGGCCAGGACGGCTTCCACGTACGGCCAGCCCCGGCCCTGCTCCGCGGCCTCCTCGGCGGCCTGGGCCGCGGCGTACGCGTGCGGGTGCTTGGCCAGCGGGAAGTGGCGCAGCCGGATGTCCAGCCGGTCCCCGTGGCGCTCGCGCAGGGCCCGCAGGTCGTCCAGCGCGGCGGTGCAGTCCGGGCACTGCAGCTCGCACCACACGTCGAGGACGACGGGGCGGGCCGGGCCGGAGGTCGTGGCGTCGTTCATGGGGCCAGTCTCCCAGCAAGCGCCGCCGGGCCCGAACCGGGACCTGGGGAGGAGCCCGACCCCGAGATGTCCCTGAGCCCGTTCCCGATCGTGGCCCCGGGCGTCCGCGACAGGGCAGGATGGAAGGAGGAACGGGGGCGTCGCCGTGTGCGCCGCGCCGTACGGAATCGACCGGCAGGAGGACCGGATGCTGACCTCGACCGTCTGTGCCGCGGTGTCGGCGGCGGGCCTGGGCATCGCCGCGCTGACGGCCTACCGCAAGCGCTTCCTGGCCGCCACGCGCATCGCGGCGTTCTCCCTGGTGCCCGTGGGCCTGGTGATGACCGGGGTGATCGACTGGCTCACCGATGTGGTCTTCAAGCCCATGGTCTGGGCGGGATTCGGGGTGCTGGCCCTCTCCGTCGTCCTGTTCATGATCGCGAGGGTGGCCGAGCGGCACTCCCTCAAGGCCGGCGGCAGCCGCAAGGAGCGGCGGGCCGCGGCCCGGCAGCGGGGGTCCGCCGCGGTGGCGCCGGCGGCCTCCGCGCCGTCGCTCGGCGCGGGCGCCCCGGCGAAGCAGCCCGCGGCCCGGGACAAGGGCGGCGCGCCGCAGGAGGACTTCTCCGACATCGAGGCCATCCTGAAGAAGCACGGCATCTGAGGGGCGTTGCCGCTGGTGCGGGCGCCTCCGGGGCCGTCGTGCGGCCCGCGCGGGTGACATCTCGGACACCGTAGCGATCACGCAAGTGCACGGGAAGGGGTGAACTCCCGGCGCCGGGGAGTGATCCGGCCGCCGCGGCGTGATCACCTGCGCCATCATCGGCGGGAGATGAACGACGAGTGCGCCCTCCCCCGGGACCCCGCCGTCACACCGGCGGAACCCCCGTCCCCCGAACCGCGCGGCTGCCTTTACGCGCTGTCCCAGCCGCCGCTGATGCTCTTCCTCACCTTCATCGCCGTCCTCCTGCTCATCGGCGCCCTGCACGACCTCCTGTTGCTGTGAGGCGGACGGGCCGGCGCGCCGGCGTCAGCGCGTGGCCTCCCGGCGGCGCGCCCGGTACGCGGCGACGTGCAGCCGGTTGCCGCACGTACGGCTGTCGCAGTAGCGGCGCGAGCGGTTGCGGGACAGGTCGACGAAGGCGAACCGGCAGTCCGGAGCCTCGCAGTGCCGCAGCCGCTCCCGTTCCCCGGCCACGACCAGGAAGGCCAGCGCCATCCCGCCGTCCGCCGCGAGGTGCTCGGCGACCGAGGCGCCCGGCGCGAAGTAGTGCACATGCCAGTCGTAGCCGTCGTGGTCGGTCAGCCGCGGGGTGGTGCCCGCCGCCGCGACCAGTTCGTTGAGCCGCTCGGCGGCCGTACGGTCGTCCGGCGCCGCGAAGACCTGCGCGAACTGCGTCCGCACCGACCGCACGGCCGCCAGGTCGCGCTCGTCGAGCGTGCCCACGTCGCTGATCGCGTTGCGCGCGACGAACGCCTGGAGCGCCGGCAGGCCGGTGAGGCTGTCCGGGGCGCCGGGGGTGTCGCCGTCCGGAGCGGTGTTCAACAGGTCGACGACCGCGTCGAGCGCGCACCGGGTGTCGTGGGTGATCATCACGGGTTCGCTCCCTGGCCGGGCGGGGTCGGACGGCGCCGCCCCGGGGTCCTTGCCGAATGGTCGCCGACTCTAGCGCGTCCAACAAGCCTCGGCGCCGTCTCCGCGGTGGGTCCGCGGCTACGGCGCCGGCTCGTGTCGTATGAACTTGTCGGGCCTGTCCCGTCGCCCCGAGTCGGACGGTGCAGGTGTGCGCGGTGCGGTGCGGTGATGGGCCGCGAGGGGCCGCTGCGCCGCCGTTCAGTTCTCCGCGAGGATGTGGGAGAGCTCCGTGTCGAGATCGAAGTGCCGGTGTTCCGTGCCTGGTGGCACCGCCGCGTCGGTCCGCTTCAGGAACGACTCCAGGGCCCGTGCCGGGGCCTCCAGAAGGGCCTCGCCCTCCGGGGAGCTCAGGGCGATGCAGACGACGCCCTGTCCATGGCTCCGGGACGGCCATACGCGGACGTCTCCGGTGCCCGTGGGCCGGTGCAGGCCCTCGGCGAGGAGGTCGCGGGCGAAGACCCACTCGACGGTTTCCTCGGCTCCGGTGTGGAAGGTCGCGTGCACGGCATAGGGATCGGCCGTGTCATACCGCAGGCCCGCGGGTACAGGCAGTGACGACTCGCTCGACACAACGAGGCGCAGGTGCAGCTCGCAGCTGACCGTGGTGTTCATAAGCGCCAGGGCCTTTCGCTCAGTGTGCGCTCGGGGATTCGCACGTCGGCGAAATCGACATGCCACCTACGGTGCCGTTGTAAACCCCTCTGAGGGTTTTGGGTGACTTCCGGTACCTCTTACGGCGGAGTTGCCGATCCTCCTGGACGGCCATTCCGGTGACCGGCTTCCGTCCGGTAGTTTTGGCCGCATGAATACGGAGAGTAACGGGGGGGCGGGGATCGCCGACGCGGCGGCCCCGGCTGCGGAACCGGCCGCCGCGGGGGAGACTGCGAGCGTGGAACAGCGTCTCGGCTCGCGGGCGCCGCACTTCATCAGGCGCTCCCGCCCGCTGCACCTGAGCTGGCAGGTCGGCATCTTCATCGTCGGCCTGGCGGTGGTCGTCGGCGGCGTCATCATGCTGCCGCTCCCCGGTCCCGGCTGGCTGGTCATCTTCGCCGGCATGGCGATCTGGGCGACCGAGTTCGTCTGGGCGCAGCTGGTGCTGCGCTGGACCAAGCGCAAGGTCACCGAGGCCACACAGAAGGCGCTGGACCCCAAGGTGCGGCGCCGCAACATCATCCTGACCAGTGTCGGCGCGGTGATCATCGTGGCCGGGCTGGCTCTCTACCTGTGGAAGTTCGGCTTCGTGCTGCCGTGGAACGCGGACCGCTGACCGCGGTCCGGCGGCCCGGCCCCCAGGTGGTCATGAGACCCCTCCGACGTGCGGTAATGTTCTCTCTGCGCCCGGGCGATTAGCTCAGCGGGAGAGCGCTTCGTTCACACCGAAGAGGTCACTGGTTCGAACCCAGTATCGCCCACACCGGCCGACGGCCCGGAGGTCCCCGACCTCCGGGCCGTCTTGCGTGCGATCTCGCGGTTCCGCCCTCGCGGGCGCCGCCGGCGCGGCAGACTCGGGTCATGCCCGAACGGCTGTACGCCCTGCACCGCTACCGGTTCCGCAGCGAGTGGCGCCTGTCCGCGCCGCCCACGGCGGTCTACGCCGTCCTGGAGGACGCCGAGACGTACCCGCGCTGGTGGCCCCAGGTGCGCCGGGTGGTCCCCGTCGACGAGCGCAGCGGCACCGCGTCCTTCCGGTCCCTGCTGCCGTACGTCCTGACCGTCACCGCCACCGCGGCGCGGCGCGACCCGGAGGCCGGGATCCTGGAGATCGCGATGTGCGGGGACCTGGAGGGCTTCGCGCGCTGGACGGTCGGCGCGGCCGGCGGCGGGACCCGGGCCGTCTTCGAGCAGGAGGTCGAGGTGCGCAAGCCGTCGATGCGCCGGCTCGCGCTGCCCGGGCGGCCGTTCTTCGTCGTCAACCATTCGCTGATGATGCGCGCCGGGCGCCGGGGCCTGGCCTCCTGGCTGGCCCGTGAATGATCTCCGGGCCGGTGTTTCCGGGCCGGACGGCGCCGGAACGGGAACGCGGCGGCGGGGAATTTGATGGAAAGGCGCGACGGCCTGTATTGTTCAGGTCGTTCGCGGGGGAAACTCCGGGGACGCGAAACCCGGGCGATTAGCTCAGTGGGAGAGCGCTTCGTTCACACCGAAGAGGTCACTGGTTCGAACCCAGTATCGCCCACCGGGACCGAGGGCCGGGCTGCCAACAGGCGGCCCGGCCCTCGGCGTTGATGCGCGATGTACGGCGGACGCCGGTCAGGCCGCGGCCGGGAGCTCCGGGCGCATCGGCCAGTGCGGGTCCACCGCCTCCTCCGTGCCGTTGCGCGCGAACCACGCCTCCAGGCCGCGCGCCTGCGCCGCGTGCCACACCGCCTGCCGGGTGTGCAGCTGGGCCGGGCTCAGCGACTCCAGCCGCTCCGCGAAGCGGCGCCCCAGCGCCCGTACGACCTGGAGCGCGGCGTCCGCGTCGGCCGCGGCGTCATGGGCGCCGGTCAGCTCGACGCCGTACTCCGCGCACAGGTCGGTGAGGGTGCGGCGGCCCTTGCGGTAGCGGTCGAGGTGCTTGTCCAGCACCCGCGGGTCCAGGACGGACAGCGGGTGGGCGCCCAGGTAGTGCTGGAGCGAGGCGGCGCGGTGCCGCCGCAACTCGCGGTCCAGCAGGGTCAGGTCGAACGGCGCGTTCATCACGATCAGCGGCCGCCCGGCGAGCGACTGGTCGGTCAGCGCCCGGGCTATCTCCTCCATCACGGGCGACGGCCAGCGGCCGTGCAGCGCCAGGTGTTCGGCCGTCAGGCCGTGCACGGCGACGGCCGCTTCGGGGATCGGGACGCCCGGGTTGACCAGCCACCGGGTGACGCGGGGCACGCTGCGCGGGGTTTCCTGGACGACCAGGGCGGCGGACACGATGCGATCTCGCTCCACGTCGATCCCGGTCGTCTCGGTGTCGAAGGAGGCCAGCGGACCGTCGTACCAGCACGGCATTCTCACAACTCCTCGCGCTCGTGCGGCGGATGGCCGACACGGCCACCCGACCTGGTGATACCCGAGGCTTCCGGTTGTCGAACCGTCCTGGTTTGTTGACCACTTGAGGCGGACAAGAACACAGCAACGGGCCGTCGCCACGATGACGGCCCCTTCGAACGACCCGGCCCGGAAGGCACTTGAGCGATGACGCTCGCGCAGCCCGAACCGGGAGGACCCATGCCCGCGCGCACGGCTTCGCTGCGCGGCGCGCTCGCCACCACGGCCTGCATGGAGACGCTCCAGGTGGGCTATCTGCACGCGGTGGCCGCCGCGTCGGGCTGCTCGCTGGCCCAGCCCTTCCCGGACAACGGCATCGACTGGCACGTCAGCCACGGCGCGCCCGGACACGCCGTCGACGACGAAGTGACCATCAAGGTGCAGTTGAAGTGCACGTACCAGGTCGCCCCCGGGCCGCCCGGTGCCGGCTTCTCCTTCACCCTGGACAACGACCACCTGGCGAAGCTGGCGCGCACGCCCGTGGCGGTGCACAAGATCCTGGTCGTGATGCTGGTGCCGCGGACCCAGGAGGACTGGCTGCGGGCC encodes:
- a CDS encoding aminotransferase class IV, coding for MRMWLDGELRDADDARVSVFDHGLTVGDGVFETLRTINGRAFALTRHLDRLASSARGLGLPDPDLDEVRRACAAVLDANPVPLGRLRITYTGGLAPLGSDRGEAGPTLLVALSESPRYPDTTAVVTVPWTRNERGALAGLKTTSYGENVVALARARAQGASEALFGNTVGRLCEGTGSNVFVALDGVLHTPPLSSGCLAGITRALTVEWTGAKETDLPLDVLEYADEVFLTSTLRDVQAVTRVDGRQLGDAPGPLTAEAMRVFAERAAADFDPR
- a CDS encoding TIGR02611 family protein; translation: MNTESNGGAGIADAAAPAAEPAAAGETASVEQRLGSRAPHFIRRSRPLHLSWQVGIFIVGLAVVVGGVIMLPLPGPGWLVIFAGMAIWATEFVWAQLVLRWTKRKVTEATQKALDPKVRRRNIILTSVGAVIIVAGLALYLWKFGFVLPWNADR
- a CDS encoding chorismate-binding protein; this encodes MNDLPPLARFGGRTATDLRDVTRDPEALDSAGWWAVVADYEGGVICARFGDVRDTGSVPPPDPARWRGPAPGDWRSSLDRAAYTAGVRRIREHIAAGEVYQVNLCRILSAPLPDPARADVEALSAVLARGNPAPYAGVVRLPAHGTEVATASPELFLRRYGRTVESGPIKGTGRVPEDLRDKDRAENVMIVDLVRNDLGRVCRTGSVTVPALCAVEAHPGLVHLVSTVRGELAAEHEKTGWADLLDATFPAGSITGAPKLASQRIIEELETAPRGPYCGGIGWVDADRGTGELAVGIRTFWIDRAAPEGPVLRFGAGAGITWGSDPEGEWDETELKARRLLEVASGRYEPSGGRRP
- a CDS encoding SRPBCC family protein, which produces MPERLYALHRYRFRSEWRLSAPPTAVYAVLEDAETYPRWWPQVRRVVPVDERSGTASFRSLLPYVLTVTATAARRDPEAGILEIAMCGDLEGFARWTVGAAGGGTRAVFEQEVEVRKPSMRRLALPGRPFFVVNHSLMMRAGRRGLASWLARE
- a CDS encoding serine/threonine protein kinase produces the protein MDMAMMRLRREDPRVVGSYRLHRRLGAGGMGVVYLGSDKRGQRVALKVIRPDLAEDQEFRSRFAREVSAARRIRGGCTARLVAADLDADRPWFATQYVPGPSLHDKVNDEGPLHPAQVASIGAALSEGLLAVHDAGVVHRDLKPSNILLSPKGPRIIDFGIAWATGASTLTHVGTAVGSPGFLAPEQVRGAAVTPATDIFALGATLAYACTADSPFGQGSSEVMLYRVVHEEAQLSGVPDALAPLLAACLAKDPADRPSTLSLSLRLKEIAAREAQGLSMPGGPGGEALPGGRRMRPGRGPSSERGAGVPPERGAPPERSTPDRVRSVRPQSDRPTGKRAEEYARQRTERRAANTPTPRPQAPRGSGTGRGAAPVRPQGTPGPSVPAAGAPGAGPAGEAAPKARVGRRPSARPSVPGARTPGRNGSRPARTSRTGSRTPPGARRPGPDRRLLRQRIIVFITVTLLVALGIAVAQGCQGPARSLGTERSEYVASWSATLPPEAGQG
- a CDS encoding DsbA family protein — protein: MNDATTSGPARPVVLDVWCELQCPDCTAALDDLRALRERHGDRLDIRLRHFPLAKHPHAYAAAQAAEEAAEQGRGWPYVEAVLARTEELGGKGERLLVEVAGELGLDAEEMDTALIDGRHLLAVDADQAEGKAIGVTGTPTYGIGGELLDGSKSQEGLRERVEEIIERLSAGQG
- a CDS encoding SsgA family sporulation/cell division regulator — encoded protein: MNTTVSCELHLRLVVSSESSLPVPAGLRYDTADPYAVHATFHTGAEETVEWVFARDLLAEGLHRPTGTGDVRVWPSRSHGQGVVCIALSSPEGEALLEAPARALESFLKRTDAAVPPGTEHRHFDLDTELSHILAEN
- a CDS encoding GNAT family N-acetyltransferase gives rise to the protein MTTTLRPAGPEERRADGGRARTYEVCVNSRPVGRISLTTDARLGPSAGRIADLRIDDPDRHRGRGTVAALAAEEVLRGWGCRRITVDVPADAEAALRLAAALGYTEHSRRMRKELAARPGLPAGSADRPMEAAEYPAWLAAAHAEYVDVQVAHGMSRARAEERATQDHARLLPDGPASPHQSLRVLAHEGTDVGTVWTTTYDPARPGGYVMDVQVAPEHRGRGHGRTLMLVAEREVLAAGRDVLGLTVFADNARARGLYESLGYRTTDHCLHKLLL
- a CDS encoding 3'-5' exonuclease, with protein sequence MPCWYDGPLASFDTETTGIDVERDRIVSAALVVQETPRSVPRVTRWLVNPGVPIPEAAVAVHGLTAEHLALHGRWPSPVMEEIARALTDQSLAGRPLIVMNAPFDLTLLDRELRRHRAASLQHYLGAHPLSVLDPRVLDKHLDRYRKGRRTLTDLCAEYGVELTGAHDAAADADAALQVVRALGRRFAERLESLSPAQLHTRQAVWHAAQARGLEAWFARNGTEEAVDPHWPMRPELPAAA
- a CDS encoding DUF4440 domain-containing protein, whose product is MSKIETDRAEKTGQADQADRADRADKAEIDALTAEFFGVFDNRGGRTPEVARLRRLVLPEGVIVVTGPRFTVYTLDAFIEPRQRLLTGGRLVEFSEWETSERTEIAGDIASRFGTYRKSGFLDGTPYEGEGTKSFQFVRTPEGWRVASFTWYDQP
- a CDS encoding CGNR zinc finger domain-containing protein; its protein translation is MMITHDTRCALDAVVDLLNTAPDGDTPGAPDSLTGLPALQAFVARNAISDVGTLDERDLAAVRSVRTQFAQVFAAPDDRTAAERLNELVAAAGTTPRLTDHDGYDWHVHYFAPGASVAEHLAADGGMALAFLVVAGERERLRHCEAPDCRFAFVDLSRNRSRRYCDSRTCGNRLHVAAYRARRREATR
- a CDS encoding DUF4365 domain-containing protein, which gives rise to MTLAQPEPGGPMPARTASLRGALATTACMETLQVGYLHAVAAASGCSLAQPFPDNGIDWHVSHGAPGHAVDDEVTIKVQLKCTYQVAPGPPGAGFSFTLDNDHLAKLARTPVAVHKILVVMLVPRTQEDWLRAGHDRLELRHCCYWINLAGHRVTGRRRTNVRIPTTRIFDDRALCEIMTRVGAGGRP